The following proteins are co-located in the Melanotaenia boesemani isolate fMelBoe1 chromosome 5, fMelBoe1.pri, whole genome shotgun sequence genome:
- the LOC121640323 gene encoding uncharacterized protein LOC121640323, with protein sequence MTDEDLALYLQRYGDRLAIKAFCRQRRAWLEPPEVKSALMWRVRDKIQGQRKTASFDDTAGPGVGNRHAAKDSRRIEMGWLHFSNGNYHQVRTRHGGGTRHLSVQKTVTMEELLITGKDLFFPNGHSAKGPVECFMFDIRDFSHNIVPLECTVAQLYEQTKIRVLRIYLCSQEKSKEDFPKDVILSDTSSDFEPTENRVVKTRRMQRQTTRTRTRKYLRKTRSDHQLDHPDKSSDSDISPSVSTPEKHGIVGESSKHLRLPSDTSCTEILHSPSSDDVGNDSHQHTSWHEPEDAEQFNNESDSHLAQAINASLEDFEVQFGPVSSQDGDSLDSTLPWNPDNINTHQHSTLNAGPVSSNTNPASPTQSVKEIRCVTVRRINVVHDVIDIFMEPEVLNVELKMELKNEKAVDSDGVSREVYSAFWEHFLEQCEGEDERVPRLRPDFTEQQWQAVGRVWLKGYLDHNIIPIRLSPAFVLACCQGVSSVDEELLMMSFSRFISGPEQVAVEKALQGNMDETAEEDLLELLSRMGSHCLPSKDNLQASLLTMAHKVLLQEPKFVIDCFHSTIHNAVPSLTNKDSIMTLYESKRPTNKNVAQMIKPTSESLNPQEQSALNHLLRYVRSTDRRKLERFLRFCTGSTVLCKDKIEVTFNRLSGLSRRFVAHTCGAVLELPCTYSSYPEFRTELDNILSGDCFTMDIL encoded by the exons ATGACTGATGAGGACTTAGCCCTGTATCTCCAAAGATATGGAGACCGACTAGCCATAAAAGCATTCTGTCGGCAAAGAAGAGCGTGGTTGGAACCGCCAGAAGTAAAGTCAGCTCTCATGTGGCGAGTGAGAGACAAAATTCAGGGACAACGGAAAACTGCTTCCTTTGACGATACAGCAGGCCCTGGTGTTGGAAATCGGCATGCCGCAAAAGACAGTCGGCGGATTGAAATGGGATGGCTCCACTTTTCTAATGGAAATTATCACCAGGTCCGAACGAGACATGGAGGTGGAACACGGCACTTGTCTGTCCAAAAAACAGTTACGATGGAGGAGCTGTTGATAACTGGAAAAGACTTGTTTTTTCCAAATGGTCACTCTGCTAAAGGACCAGTAGAGTGCTTCATGTTTGACATTCGGGATTTCAGCCACAACATAGTTCCCCTTGAATGTACAGTGGCCCAGCTATATGAGCAGACAAAGATTAGAGTGCTTCGCATTTACCTATGCTCCCAAGAAAAGAGCAAAGAGGATTTTCCTAAAGATGTCATTCTTTCCGACACATCTTCAGATTTTGAGCCCACTGAGAACAGAGTTGTAAAG ACCAGGAGGATGCAGAGACAGACTACAAGGACCCGAACCAGGAAATATCTTAGGAAGACAAGAAGTGATCATCAGTTGGATCACCCAGATAAATCATCAGATTCCGATATATCACCCAGTGTCTCAACGCCGGAAAAACATGGAATT GTGGGCGAATCAAGCAAGCACTTAAGACTTCCCTCTGACACGAGCTGCACAGAGATCCTGCATTCACCATCCTCCGATGATGTTGGGAATGATTCACATCAACATACGAGCTGGCATGAACCTGAAGATGCAGAACAGTTTAATAATGAGTCCGATTCCCATCTTGCCCAGGCTATCAATGCATCTCTTGAAGACTTTGAAGTACAGTTTGGGCCTGTTTCAAGTCAAGATGGAGATAGTCTTGACTCCACCCTACCCTGGAACCCAGATAACATCAACACACATCAG CATTCAACACTAAATGCAGGACCTGTATCATCAAACACTAACCCAGCCTCCCCAACCCAATCTGTCAAGGAGATCCGCTGTGTTACAGTCAGACGAATCAATGTAGTTCACGATGTCATTGATATCTTCATGGAACCAGAAGTGCTGAATGTTGAGTTAAAGATGgagttaaaaaatgaaaaagctgttGATAGTGATGGTGTGTCAAGAGAAGTGTACTCTGCTTTCTGGGAACATTTCCTAGAACAGTGTGAGGGGGAGGATGAACGGGTTCCCAGACTACGACCAGACTTTACTGAGCAGCAGTGGCAAGCTGTTGGAAGAGTTTGGTTAAAAGGGTATTTAGACCACAACATCATACCAATCCGACTGTCACCAGCTTTTGTTCTCGCCTGTTGTCAAGGAGTCAGTTCAGTCGATGAGGAACTTttaatgatgtcatttagcagatttaTATCAGGACCTGAGCAGGTGGCCGTTGAGAAAGCTCTGCAAGGCAACATGGATGAAACTGCTGAAGAAGACTTACTTGAGCTTCTTTCAAGAATGGGGTCACACTGCCTGCCCTCAAAAGACAATTTACAGGCTTCCCTTTTAACAATGGCACATAAAGTTCTTCTCCAAGAGCCAAAGTTTGTAATAGACTGTTTTCACTCCACTATTCACAATGCTGTGCCATCACTCACCAACAAAGATAGTATAATGACACTTTATGAGTCTAAGAGGCCAACTAACAAAAACGTGGCCCAAATGATAAAGCCAACAAGTGAAAGCCTGAATCCACAAGAGCAGTCAGCCCTTAACCACCTGCTGAGGTATGTGAGAAGCACTGACAGAAGAAAACTAGAGAGATTCTTACGCTTCTGCACAGGGTCCACAGTACTCTGCAAAGACAAAATTGAAGTAACCTTTAATAGGCTATCTGGTTTAAGTCGGAGGTTTGTGGCACACACATGTGGAGCAGTTCTTGAGTTACCATGTACCTATAGTTCATACCCAGAGTTTCGTACAGAACTGGACAACATCCTGTCAGGCGACTGCTTTACCATGGATATTTTGTAA
- the LOC121640324 gene encoding uncharacterized protein LOC121640324 yields MFKSTMAEITPVRLLVYLNEDNNVRMELRKGIPYSLEELIDEVKNACGLEGCIRLQYKDTDFGNIFVNLTSTAVIKDLSILKVIQLDPNSTTVILYPVDLATSSNSSFSVDSDESSVSARTDDTVLLSSPSSDSLRTQQWPQVFQIPCFSYDTECQLQRANAEYMKDQTRLTPSSKMLSDILEKVAESIYAFTPYPEDCHYSDVAEALTRKHPCLREPGSFNMSYGWKHRLKMKMGNYRTQLKAHGTAAELTVNSIKSKTPGDTYPARNVKRPRRAEVNHFPSLPCGETTDSLEQERISLLSEMLKRNNRQTIKEKMAKTFGYCRQEIVHKQPSIEDILTRWPALFRMEEINAEFLRVTAVPLETKFLAQLDKHSTKLLEVIRSKGGRVKEQTTNTLKALDETIDITIRRECTLKSLMIYLGEPVHHLIKEYQDLQENEADVLEQETMAIFVPGKEDSFHSPKDIKIVIDGTPVLNEVPSVATAVAMLFGLTYALNLRYPKNLQYTLEFVQKVLMELGGKKMSKKVYRLSSQLYSPE; encoded by the exons ATGTTTAAG aGCACCATGGCTGAAATCACACCTGTTCGATTGCTGGTatatttaaatgaagacaaCAACGTAAGGATGGAGCTACGCAAGGGGATTCCATACTCATTGGAAGAGCTCATTGATGAAGTCAAGAATGCATGTGGATTAGAAGGATGTATAAGGTTGCAGTACAAGGACACTGATTTTGGGAACATATTTGTGAATCTGACCTCAACAGCTGTGATTAAGGATCTTTCCATTCTCAAAGTAATCCAGTTAGACCCAAATTCCACAACCGTTATCTTGTACCCAGTTGACCTCGCAACGAGTAGCAACTCTTCATTCAGTGTGGACAGTGATGAGTCCTCAGTGTCGGCACGTACAGATGACACAGTACTGCTCAGCAGCCCTTCCTCAGACTCACTTAGAACACAGCAGTGGCCACAAGTCTTCCAAATCCCATGCTTCTCCTATGACACAGAATGTCAACTTCAGAGGGCAAATGCAGAGTACATGAAAGACCAAACTAGACTGACACCTAGCTCTAAAATGCTCTCAGACATATTGGAGAAAGTAGCTGAAAGTATCTATGCATTCACACCATATCCTGAAGACTGTCACTACAGTGATGTTGCTGAGGCATTAACAAGGAAGCACCCCTGTCTAAGAGAACCAGGGTCTTTCAATATGAGCTATGGGTGGAAACACAGACTGAAGATGAAAATGGGCAACTACAGAACACAACTTAAGGCCCACGGCACAGCTGCCGAGCTCACAGTGAATTCTATTAAATCCAAGACTCCAGGGGACACATACCCAGCAAGAAACGTGAAGAGACCTAGACGAGCTGAGGTCAATCATTTTCCATCTTTGCCATGTGGTGAGACTACAGATAGCCTGGAACAAGAGAGGATTTCCCTTCTGTCagaaatgctgaaaagaaacaaccgacaaacaataaaagaaaagatggcAAAGACATTCGGATACTGTAGACAAGAAATAGTGCACAAGCAGCCGAGCATTGAAGACATCTTAACAAGGTGGCCAGCACTTTTCCGGATGGAAGAG ATCAATGCTGAGTTCTTGCGAGTTACAGCGGTTCCCCTGGAGACAAAGTTCTTGGCTCAGTTGGACAAACACTCCACCAAACTGCTGGAGGTCATCAGAAGCAAGGGAGGACGTGTGAAAGAGCAGACCACCAATACCTTGAAAGCTTTAGATGAG ACCATTGACATCACCATCAGAAGAGAATGCACCCTCAAATCTCTGATGATCTACTtg GGCGAACCTGTTCATCACCTTATTAAAGAATACCAG GATCTGCAGGAAAATGAGGCTGACGTACTGGAGCAGGAAACCATGGCGATCTTCGTCCCCGGGAAAGAGGATTCTTTCCATTCACCTAAAGACATTAAGATAGTCATTGATGGGACACCGGTTCTGAATGAGGTGCCCTCAGTTgcaacagctgttgccatgctCTTCGGACTCACATATGCACTCAACTTAAGGTATCCAAAAAATCTGCAGTACACTCTGGAATTTGTGCAAAAAGTCCTGATGGAGCTTGGTGGGAAAAAGATGTCCAAAAAAGTTTATAGGCTGAGCAGCCAGCTTTACAGCCCAGAGTAG